In Cyprinus carpio isolate SPL01 unplaced genomic scaffold, ASM1834038v1 S000006694, whole genome shotgun sequence, a genomic segment contains:
- the LOC122134555 gene encoding annexin A6-like, producing the protein MADLKSELSKNLERLILGLMMTPAEFDAKMMKKAMEGAGTDEHSLIEILVTRSNQEIQEMCAAYKNAYKKSLEDAIASETSGKFKRILISLAQGAREEGPADMARALEDAQELADACNSESDDMEDKFMSILCTRSFPHLRRVFQEFVRCSNKDIEQTIKKEMSGDFKNAMFAIVRSVKNQPSYFADRLYKAMKGLGTDDRALIRIMVSRSEIDLFNIRKEFKETHEASLHEFIQVEMLVVLHILFWLSGGEQSV; encoded by the exons ATGGCTGACCTAAAATCAGAACTGTCCAAAAACCTCGAAAGACTCATCCTGGGTCTCATGATGACTCCAGCAGAGTTTGACGCTAAGATGATGAAGAAAGCCATGGAG ggcgCAGGGACTGATGAACATTCATTGATTGAGATCCTGGTCACTAGGAGCAACCAGGAGATTCAGGAGATGTGTGCCGCCTATAAGAATG CCTATAAAAAAAGTTTGGAGGATGCCATCGCATCAGAAACGTCTGGGAAATTCAAACGGATCCTGATATCTTTGGCACAG GGAGCCCGTGAGGAGGGCCCAGCGGACATGGCCAGGGCCTTGGAAGATGCCCAA gaGTTGGCAGATGCATGCAATTCAGAGTCCGATGACATGGAGGACAAGTTCATGAGTATTCTGTGCACAAGGAGTTTTCCTCACCTGAGGAGAG TGTTCCAGGAATTTGTGAGGTGCAGCAACAAAGATATCGAACAGACCATAAAGAAGGAGATGTCAGGAGACTTTAAAAATGCCATGTTTGCTATTG tgCGGAGTGTGAAGAATCAGCCATCCTACTTTGCTGACCGATTGTACAAAGCCATGAAGG GCCTGGGAACAGACGACAGGGCTCTGATCCGTATCATGGTGTCCCGCTCTGAGATTGACCTCTTCAACATCCGCAAAGAGTTCAAAGAAACCCATGAAGCCTCTTTGCATGAATTCATCCAGGTAGAAATGCTTGTT GTGTTGCACATCCTCTTTTGGTTAAGTGGAGGGGAACAGAGTGTTTGA